A region of the Cannabis sativa cultivar Pink pepper isolate KNU-18-1 chromosome 3, ASM2916894v1, whole genome shotgun sequence genome:
GAGGTCAAATGAAACTGTGTGTTTGCGAGGTAGGAGACGTAGGTCtgatgggggggggggggtccgatgggtctgaTATGGGGTCTGATGGGTCCGATGTGAGGTCTGATGAGGGGGGTCCGATTGTGTAAATGGGGGTAATGTAAATAGGGTGTATTTTAGGGATATCATAAAAGTTGTCATATCctacaaatattagttattatgaGTTTAGGAGAAATTTTTTAAccaaatgtaagcataaaaaaaatcaaaatttgggACCTAGagttcaatttttaataattttattttttaatataactaactttgagacaatttctaacacgaacagatacagaaaatataactagtttTGTCATGACATCTCtagatcatattattattaagttttattttgacaaaaaatcagttcagggtcctatttgtacagttttaaaaaatacaggatccattttattatttaacaaaacagagagtttaattgataacttttataaaacacaagatccaaaatgatatttatctaaatttaaagcgtaaaaataattttttttgtcggtaagtatttttgtaattttttttttaaaattttagcaatgtaaaatttttgttattaaattactCTTAAAAAAGGGGTCTTTCTTTCTTCTGTCATCTATAgcttgaaaaatataaaagaaaaagccCTAAGAAAATTGTTTGAGTGGGCATTCGATTCAACCCTGTTCTGTTCTGTGCGCACCATTACCAGCAGCCATGGCCTTAAACAACGGTCTCAGATCCATCGCCAAGCAGCTTATCGCTTCCTCATCCGAATCCACCCTTTTCCTCAAGCAAGGTTTACCCTCTTCTTTTTCCgtagtattatttattaaattatatgtcgTTTTGTTTGGTTCCAATTATAGGATTACaaaggaatgctaaaattttgattttaaatCTCTCCTTGCTCTATTGATTCAGATCACTTGTTTGAATCTTATTAAAGCTTTGAAATTTCGGGTTTATTTATTATCTGATTGTTTGGAGGGGTGGACTTAGGGTTAGGTTTTGTCGATTTAGGGTCTATTTGGAGATGTTAGGGTATGGATTCTTCGGGGGAGTTCAATTGAAGGGATTGTGGAAATATTTTTAGGAAGCTTAGTGAGCTATGATGGGTTTGAAAttcaaattgtaaaaaattgtAGAATTGGGTGTCTAATGGTGGATTCAGATTGTAAAGAAAGGTAAGAGAAGAAGCATTATGATTTAAGAGTGTTGGTACTGTATTTGATATAAATTAActgaattttatataattttagtgTAGTTAGAAAGGATTTGCAGGAATGACGATCTCAGAAATGAATTTAGCAGAATTAAGTGTAACATAACATGGATATGTCATTTTGCTAATTTTCTCGAGTCATTTGCAAAAAGCTATTGTATATTTGCTTCGTTGAATTAGGAGTTTATGTCCTTTGTGATCCCTTTTAGTGTATTTAGCGTATAAGTATAGCTCATTCGGTTGTTGACATTGGAAACTTGTTAAGATTATGTTTCTGAGAAGTTTGGGGAGTGACTTGTTCTGTGGTTGGAAATCTTTCACAGTTGTAATTGAGTTTCAAGGGTTGCTTGAGCATTGGCTATTCATTTTCAAATTCTATGAAGTTTATTTCCTTGCTATTGCTgataaaaattgttgttttaGACGATACATATGTAGAAACTCCAAATTCTTTAGAATGTTTTACATGTCGACAGTAAATGCATATGGAATTTGTTCAATCGGTGTAATTGTTCTATAGTATTGACTTCTTTttagaatgttttttttttgcttgtTGTATCTTTATATGTTAGATTTGGCTTTGATCCCGTAAGGATTTCCCGTGTGGCAAAAAATGTGCTAACTACTACTACTCTTCAAGAGAATTTTCATAATTTATGCGATAAAATTTCCTTGATATTCTTTCCTACAAAATACAAATACTAAGTGTGTGGACTAACCACAATAGGCTGCAATATTTGTCTGTGGCCAGGTACTAGAAGTCTTCACTCAACCGGAGTGAAGAGAATGGGTGGAGGAGGACACGGGCATGACGATTACGAATACTACCTTCATGCAAAGCACATGTACAATTTGGACAGGATGAAGTATCAGAAAGTGAAGATGCCTCTTGCTGTCTTTACTGCCTTTAGCATTGGTGTTTTCGTTCCAGTCTACGCTGTTATTTTCCAGCAAAAGAAGACCGCCTCTGCTTAGattaattcttaaaaaaatgtTCATAATAAGGATGTTAATGGCATCTGAATTCCTTTCTGGTACACTTTTGTCGTCGCAATCATTTTGCagatttcatattttttctCGGTTTTGTTTTCAAACTCTTTGCTGTTAATTGAACTTACCCTTTTGAAAGCGCAGTCATTATAATCTTTATCTTAATTTAATGGGGGCTTTAAACTGTAAGCTCTTAAGAAATGGGTGTTGGCATGATGCTATATCAAATATCAATTCTGGTTTCAGTCATAATGTTAGAAAAACTACTGCATTGTGATTCGTATAGCAGATTTTGGAAGAAAAATCAACAGAACACTTGCGGAATAGGGGCCTCAATGGAAGAAGTGACCCAGAGAGCAACTATACTAATTTCCTTATGACCAAATATACATGATAAACTGGAATGAAAAGATACATATATTGCCTTATGACCTAGATAAGTAGGGAAAATAAGAAAATGTAATGGaactcataaaatatatatgtcatAAAGTAcaacttataatttaatatagggtttagtttgtaattaataatattagagTTAGTCCTACATTGttaatgtgtgaaaataaattgttatatataagatgaatggatTACTCTTTTCATTGTCAATTGGTTAGTATCAGAATCAGGTTATGATTTGTTTTGCACTGAAAGTGCTGCCGGTCCAAAATAAGACGAGCCAAACTAAAAAACTTTCGCCAATTAATTTTGAGTTGAAACCTCATTCATCTTACCCTAAATTCTAGAAGACATAAAGTACAAAGTACTCATTATTAAGATCGAAAACAACCCGAAGCTCTTAGCTCTTAGCTGGATTAAGAGCACAAATTGGCACAACGTAGAGCTTGAGACAGATAGTCTTATCACTGTCCAAGCAATCCGAAGCGGGCAGAGAATGTCTTCCCTTTTTGGATTGGTTATTCAGGACTGTTGTCATTTACTGACTTCTCTATCTAATGTTAAAATAAGATTTATTAAACGATCAACCAATCGAGTTGCTCATGCTATTGCTAGGCATGCTCGATTTTCCTCTGGTTGTAGCATTTTCGTTCATAATGCTTGGGCCGATTTAAAGGCTCTCTTGTATTCAGAATGCTATTAATTCAATGAAGTTGctatttcatttcaaaaaaaaaaaaaaaaaaagatcgaaAACAACCAACAACTTGGAAAATCCAGAAAAACAAGCCTGAGAAGCAACAACAACATCAACCACG
Encoded here:
- the LOC115709627 gene encoding uncharacterized protein LOC115709627 — encoded protein: MALNNGLRSIAKQLIASSSESTLFLKQGTRSLHSTGVKRMGGGGHGHDDYEYYLHAKHMYNLDRMKYQKVKMPLAVFTAFSIGVFVPVYAVIFQQKKTASA